The following is a genomic window from Lycorma delicatula isolate Av1 chromosome 6, ASM4794821v1, whole genome shotgun sequence.
aagaagttTCCTTTGGCAGAAATACAGGTGGCACAAAAATCACTTGacacttatttataaaagtactgaatttatttcattttatttattatagacaaTTATActttatgttcaaaatattttcaatcttcATTAATACGTTTTTGCAATCTTTTGGGATTACTGTTACACATTGTAAGACAAAGTTCTCTAAACACTGTCCAAATCATTGAATGCGTCGCAAATGTAATCTTTCAGTTCGTCAACAGTACGAGACTTTCTAGAATAAGTAGCTATTATTACAGTAAACAAGAACATAACGCTGACCGCAATCTGATTTTACAAATGCTGCTAAATTATGAAATTGAGGTTGTTTCTATTCAcaattacacaaaacaaaatgCATGGATGaagtaatagaataatttaaaagatttttagctTGGAGTACACTCAcaggacaaaaaataaaaatacttaatttcatCAATGATACTGTTCTAGCTGACTGGTTCtggaaatgatttaaatattaataagaataggTTCAATGTCAGGGATTCATTGTCAGGGAGAAAttcaatctgaaaaaataataaaaatttgatgatgaggaaaataatgagataaactcaaaaaaaaaattaacaatattcattTAGAGCATGGCAACAAAATACTTATCAGTAgtatatacaaaaatacatgaaaaatattaacaactaagAATAAAGGTTCTTGTAATCTGGCGATAATGATAATCttcagaaatatgttttttgatagCATTATCTACAGAGGTTTTAAAAAGAATCCatgagaaaaaatttagaatacaGTTGAACATTAAAGCATACTGATTATATTAATTTGGTTATAGAAACCATAAAGGAAGACAAAAATTAGAGGTAAAAAAAAGTGAACTGCAATGGAAGATTACCAAGGATGAAATACGTACTTCTATATTCTTCAATAAACCTACAACTGCAATAAACCAACATATCTAACTAACAGATATAAATCATATAACAGTTTCAGAAACTAACTGAATTGGAATGGAAATGAATTAGCTGAAGGTATATAAGCCAATCTACATAATAACATCTGTAAATAGAATTTAGGAACTGTATGTGCAACACCAAACTTAATGGTAGCGGATAAGACTTACACTTAATATTTGCATAATCTCATAAGTCAtgttatcattaacaaaaaaataataacaatagtaacaaCAATTAGGAAAAAACACTACaattaaaagaatacataaaaaaatttacttacaaagcAAACTCTCCACAAATCCAAGTAGCAGCATAAAGTACATCAGTCATTTTTGATCCTGGTTGTGTAAGTATGTGTGCATCCTCTAACAACTGAGCCATTTTTTGTACAGCAAATCCTCTTATAGCCGTACACGCACTGCAACAACTAACATTTGAGCAGCTACTAATGGGCCATGTTGTGTACCTTCCATTCTAGTTAAATCTACCAGTACACTTACgtacctgttaaaaaaaattaaacaagtaaatacCATAACAATACcgatatgaattaaaaaatgatattgaatCGTTccacaaaaacaatcttaaatatAAGATCCTAAATGCCAATAGCAAGTATGGAAACTATAATCAGGTAATTTAATGTCAGCAATCTACTGGAACCagtttattaaatgaacaatataGGAAACACGATGCTTAAGAGTAGACTTACTAGTTTTGAGGCTACAATTAGCAAAAAAAATGTTGCAGTCTTGACACAATACTGTTAAAACGAAGTATATTGCAAAGTTTCCCTTGTATTCTAATTAATCAGAGCAATACTGTACCGGTAACTAGCCTACTAGTTTTCAGAACATAAGCctcaataatagtttttttaatgccAGACTTTTAATAATGGtttcatcttaatttttctttacaaaagtgcatttgaaaaataactaTCCATGCatctatataaacatatatactgaggcaatttttttccttgtactgcgattaatgtttttttgtagtttgGTTATACTGCGTTGTGTGCAATTTGCTTCTGTGAGCCAGTCAGGCCGATGACCTTGAAATGAGAATGTTTGTCATGTTCTTCGTTATTCATTGTGTGAACACACAATGAATGAAGGTGGACGAACGTCCACCTTTAAATGActgaaaccgttttttttttctgttttataacaaTGAATATTTCTTGTTAACTACATCTTCTGTGAGAACAGTAGACCAGTATTCTGTTTGAATTCCAGGTACACCAGTTCCTAATCAATATAGTATAAGGGTATTAATCGAGAAATTTAGGAAGACAGGAGAAGTAAAGGAATATAAGTAAATCAGTAGAATTACAGTACTCAATGAAGAAAAACTGTAAGACATATCAGCTAGTATGTGACATAGTCCCAACAAATCCATGTGAAAGTCGCTCTAACAGAAAAACTGCAAGTTACAACTGCACACAACACATAAGGCAGTTCATAAGAAGCTCAGTCTCATCTCATATAAAGTGAAACCGGTTCAAATTTATCAACTTCAGACTGTGGAAAATGAACTCAATTCTGTGAATGGTTTAAACTGTTCCTACAGACAATTCTAACGATGTTTTGGATTATGTTTTCTACACTGAAGAGGCATGGTTTTATTTATCATGATATACGTACACAGAGAACTCGTATTTATGGTCTGCCAACAACCCACAACCATACATGAAAGTCCTCTACGTGATCAGAAGATTGAGGTGTAGATAGCAATATCCATGAGAAGAATagtcattacaatatttttctagaaACAATAATTCAGCTCGTTATTGTGAAACAGTTCACCAGATAACAGGAAGGTAAGCAAGgatgaaatttataaagtttagatTCAACATGTTGGCACAGCTACACATACAGCCAGGCAATCCATTAAGTTGCTGAAGTAGGTTTTTGGAGATTGAATCATTTCTAAGGGCTTGTGGCCACTACATTCTACGGACTTAAGCATGCTGGATTTTTATTTCTGGGGTTATAAGTATACAGTTATAAGTATTTCAGATATATACAGTAATGTTTGTCAAGGAAAACCTCCACACCTTCTTGGAACTTCAAACTGCTATTCGTGATTTCAGCAAGAACAATCCACTAAACAAAACCGTGACAGTCTTTGACAACAAGAAGAAATGAGTGCAGATATATCTGgctgttcataaaaattatttccaggtGCATTAGTGTATGACGGGTGTatagttactttttgaacacaatGTATATCAGTCAAATAGagcaggttaattattaatatctaactAGCAccttcaaacaataaattttcaggtATTCCAGTTGGAACACATAATTCTCAGAAAATAATtggattacaaattaatttttaaacatctttagaGCTCAATAACATAAACAAACCATAAAGAATTAGAACAGCAgattattcaaatgaaaatgccacaaatcaaatttgttttagcataattacattataataataataaatgttcagtTTTCAATAACAGATACATGGAACACAATTAAAATGTCTACAGAGTTacttacagataaaaaattaaatatcatcaaaCCACCATTTAGTTACTGCTATTATTGTACAAACTAGTAAAAATCATTATGTAAGAcagtcaattaaaataattaaaattaaactaccatAAATAAACATACCTACCATTCAAAATTAGTAATGTATTGGTAATTGTTTTGTGAGCAGATGtcaattattttagaaagtaattCATCTCTATACGTTGTACCTTTAGCTTTATCCATATGTACCattaactttttaactatttCCATTAGTTTTCTTTGAgacctaaaacaaaaatttttaattaataactcccaagtttttatttttaatttcatttgagtaCAAGTTATCCATAATCTTTGtctagaagaaaacaaaattagatttacatCGTATCAAAAATATTGCTTCGCAtcagaatattataaattcttttctatttttgcaACAAACATTCTGAAAACAGCAAGGATCAAAGACAGATTCATCgatcaaatataaacataaaactacAAGGCTTAAGAAGCTGGAGAAGAAAGATCTTATTAACACAAAAAGTAACTGATAAAAACACACTTTCCGCTTAACTTgtcatgattattaaatatttattatgcctacatatATTCTCATAAAAGTATACTGTCATCTCTTGGAcctccctcaaaaagtcagaatgagtttttaagataGAAATGGGCTGTCAGACCATTAACTTGTGAGTGGCACCTGTACTTATGAATTAtatagaccgatatttagaaaattaaatatgttactttatccttgttaaaaagaatgttcaattattcttaaaaaaaaagaaagaagaacaaTAACAACCGCCTTTAGCAAACCAgacaaaaaactgttttcatgtaactcaacacAAAATTTCAGCATAAGAGAAATggctttattatatttctgttaccatttttaatagattaccaaACCGTTTGAAAAATTTCCAACCTATTTATTTGGAAtgcaaataaaagattttctttcacaCAAAAAGTATTACTCTGTcgataaacttttaaatagtactatttaaaaataaaagcatgatGATCTATCTACACCCCATTCAATGTGTACATAATATGtgatcaaaaaaattttcaatagcatattctgaattttgaagtttttttttaatatttagtaacttctagtatttaattaaaaatttcatgtatttttattaaaatattaatagactttaatcatttttttctacatttataatttatctttaatgatGTGAtccatatattattatgtaacaatcagataacattttacttatttacccCACACAGTAACAACATCTCATCTTACTCATTGACTCACTattgcataaattaaataaaaataataaaacaaaaatacatcacAAAAAACAAAGACTGGAGAAAATAGCTCGCTTTCATATACCATTCAGAACGTAAAGGGaaacaataagttaaatattaaacacaatcaCCAATTAAATATAACATCTCTGAAAATAGAACTGCTCTGACAGCACATTTTACTGAAACAAGATCCAGCTTCAGAggtgtaatgaatattaaaagtcCTCCTTGGAATATAACAATCATCATTTGAGAACTGTCTCGTAGATGCATAACATGAATCTACCGACGTTAACAAGAACCTTCACATTAACTACAAAAAGACCACACTAAAACGTGctttaactaatatataaatatacaaaaacacaCCATACAACTAAACGAGCGCAGATCCAACACACTTTCTGACCGATTTCTAAAGTGTATCTGGctaacacaaaagaaaattccTACCGATAACATCAACTGAAGCTTGCAAACAGCAGTGTCAGACATTAAAAATGCCACTATAGCATTTTCTTAATTAAGCTATGACATAACTTAATGTTatgatttaagttttaaaactgaaaatgttacgataaaagtttcaaaacttaatttaataaggTCTGTTTGATTTGCCATCAAAAAtgtcaatagatattaattaccaCCGATCATGGAAAAACAATCAATATGTtgcaattaatgtaaaaaaaaaaaaaaaactgtaataagcaaaataaatttcaataataaaaaaagaaagaaatgagaaATTTTCTACCAACCAACAGAGAATACAATAATTCTATAACGGAGACACAATTCATTCTAAATTAtgctgattataaaaattataacaagagAATCTGTATAAAAGGGCAGTTACGGTGGCTTAtgaagtctgttcagaaaataactgaacattttcaaTTACACGCCAAGGAATATATTTAGTGATGAGCAGTTGGCACCATTGTGTTCCGTATAATCTCCTCTATAACCATATGTTCTTGAAAtgctgatatctcgtttagttttcatgttattattatttgagtggaTCGTGTTTAAGTgctagtagtgatttttgtaatgtgtgattttcgaGAGCAACGACATAACGTAAAGTTTTGCGTGAAATCGGGGAAAACTTTCACAtgacatttcaacttttgaaacagcttacagagatgatgctctgggtcgtacgtgattttacaaatggttttcacgatttaaaagtggtcgtcagtcagcTGAAGATGACCTTCGACCAGGAAGCCCTTCTACTTCAATTGATGACACCCGTGtttagaaaatcaatgatctggtatGTGCAAATCACCGATCGATTGTTAAAGaagcagaagaggttagcatctcaattggatcatgccgtgatgttttgactgaaaaattgaagtttacccttaggtaaactactgatgtcggttcaACGTAGCAACCGCACCAAGGAACTtacacacggtccgacaatgcggctcttgccgcttgtgagtggccaattttcctcttgacctgtaagttccagggtggcccgttctctgccccccccccccccaaccaacaagagcagggcaatcaaacatcaggtgttcatttgactcgACCTCCACGCAGACACAtaactcatcagctgccagacgcaaccgaaacagatattggtttaaattaacatggttggtgaggacccgggcacccgttgcccttaaaaacacgCTCCAGGCAaatcatccccccagatcctgtataaacttatacaacgatcttcccttagtcgtagtgtgccattccagctgccatgcttccatcacgaggctcGCAGCTTCTTCCACAGGCGGGAGACGggtttaaatgaacaaaatttagatccggtgcattgtgatcaccgttccgctccggtactggcccggcttgAAACCGCATCCAAGTACTTCggctcccgacctcttcgcaatctccacatagctgcccgaactttcaccactaaatcgactaGAAGATCCTTTCCCAAATGGTGGTACCCTggtaggagattgttttaaaaacaccagtgcatacaattaaggctctgcgctgggcattcCTTTAATTCTGACAAGTGCTCTCTCTATTCATATCCAGCCTATGCGCCCAAACTAGTATGTGACATAGTCCCAACAAGTCCATGTGAAAGTCGCTCTAACAGAAAAACTGCAAGTTACAACTGCACACAACACATAAGGCAGTTCATAAGAAGCTCAGTCTCATCTCATATAAAGTGAAACCGGTTCAAATTTATCAACTTCAGACTGTGGAAAATGAACTCAATTCTGTGAATGGTTTAAACTGTTCCTACAGACAATTCTAACGATGTTTTGGATTATGTTTTCTACACTGAAGAGGCATGGTTTTATTTATCATGATATACGTACACAGAGAACTCGTATTTATGGTCTGCCAACAACCCACAACCATACATGAAAGTCCTCTACGTGATCAGAAGATTGAGGTGTAGATAACAATATCCATGAGAAGAATagtcattacaatatttttctagaaACAATAATTCAGCTCGTTATTGTGAAACAGTTCACCAGATAACAGGAAGGTAAGCAAGgatgaaatttataaagtttagatTCAACATGTTGGCACAGCTACACATACAGCCAGGCAATCCATTAAGTTGCTGAAGTAGGTTTTTGGAGATTGAATCATTTCTAAGGGCTTGTGGCCACTACATTCTACGGACTTAAGCATGCTGGATTTTTATTTCTGGGGTTATAAGTATACAGTTATAAGTATTTCAGATATATACAGTAATGTTTGTCAAGGAAAACCTCCACACCTTCTTGGAACTTCAAACTGCTATTCGTGATTTCAGCAAGAACAATCCACTAAACAAAACCGTGACAGTCTTTGACAACAAGAAGAAATGAGTGCAGATATATCTGgctgttcataaaaattatttccaggtGCATTAGTGTATGACGGGTGTatagttactttttgaacacaatGTATATCAGTCAAATAGagcaggttaattattaatatctaactAGCAccttcaaacaataaattttcaggtATTCCAGTTGGAACACATAATTCTCAGAAAATAATtggattacaaattaatttttaaacatctttagaGCTCAACAACATAAACAAACCATAAAGAATTAGAACAGCAgattattcaaatgaaaatgccacaaatcaaatttgttttagcataattacattataataataataaatgttcagtTTTCAATAACAGATACATGGAACACAATTAAAATGTCTACAGAGTTacttacagataaaaaattaaatatcatcaaaCCACCATTTAGTTACTGCTATTATTGTACAAACTAGTAAAAATCATTATGTAAGAcagtcaattaaaataattaaaattaaactaccatAAATAAACATACCTACCATTCAAAATTAGTAATGTATTGGTAATTGTTTTGTGAGCAGATGtcaattattttagaaagtaattCATCTCTATACGTTGTACCTTTAGCTTTATCCATATGTACCattaactttttaactatttCCATTAGTTTTCTTTGAgacctaaaacaaaaatttttaattaataactcccaagtttttatttttaatttcatttgagtaCAAGTTATCCATAATCTTTGtctagaagaaaacaaaattagatttacatCGTATCAAAAATATTGCTTCGCAtcagaatattataaattcttttctatttttgcaACAAACATTCTGAAAACAGCAAGGATCAAAGACAGATTCATCgatcaaatataaacataaaactacAAGGCTTAAGAAGCTGGAGAAGAAAGATCTTATTAACACAAAAAGTAACTGATAAAAACACACTT
Proteins encoded in this region:
- the LOC142326453 gene encoding uncharacterized protein LOC142326453 isoform X2 — its product is MEIVKKLMVHMDKAKGTTYRDELLSKIIDICSQNNYQYITNFEWSQRKLMEIVKKLMVHMDKAKGTTYRDELLSKIIDICSQNNYQYITNFEWSQRKLMEIVKKLMVHMDKAKGTTYRDELLSKIIDICSQNNYQYITNFEWYVSVLVDLTRMEGTQHGPLVAAQMLVVAVRVRL